A single Sphingopyxis chilensis DNA region contains:
- the hisG gene encoding ATP phosphoribosyltransferase gives MPEPIIFAIPKGRILDEALPLLARVGIEPSDEFFDKKSRALVFGTNQPHISLIRVRAFDVATFVAHGAAQLGIVGSDVVDEFDYSELYAPVDLGIGHCRLSLAGPEGSAPPGLGESHIRVATKYPSTTRRWFEAQGIQAECIKLNGAMEIAPKLGLASHIVDLVSTGRTLVENALAEQKVISEVSARLIVNRAAFKLRSAEVPALVEKFRQAVGDAAA, from the coding sequence ATGCCCGAACCGATCATCTTTGCCATCCCGAAGGGGCGCATCCTCGACGAGGCGTTGCCCCTGCTTGCACGCGTCGGGATAGAGCCTTCCGACGAGTTTTTCGACAAGAAAAGCAGGGCGTTAGTATTCGGGACAAATCAGCCCCATATCTCGCTGATCCGCGTGCGCGCGTTCGACGTCGCGACCTTTGTCGCGCATGGCGCGGCACAGCTTGGCATCGTCGGGTCGGACGTCGTCGACGAGTTCGATTATAGCGAGCTTTATGCCCCCGTCGACCTCGGCATCGGCCATTGCCGCCTGTCGCTCGCCGGGCCGGAGGGCAGTGCTCCGCCGGGGCTCGGTGAAAGCCATATCCGCGTCGCGACCAAATATCCGTCGACGACGCGCCGCTGGTTCGAGGCGCAGGGAATCCAGGCCGAGTGCATCAAATTGAACGGGGCGATGGAAATCGCGCCGAAGCTGGGGCTCGCCTCGCACATCGTCGACCTCGTTTCGACCGGCCGCACGCTCGTCGAAAATGCGCTCGCCGAGCAGAAGGTCATCAGCGAGGTGTCGGCGCGGCTGATCGTCAACCGCGCCGCGTTCAAGCTGCGCTCGGCCGAAGTGCCGGCGCTGGTCGAGAAATTCCGTCAGGCGGTGGGCGATGCGGCGGCTTGA
- a CDS encoding DUF2332 domain-containing protein, with product MSERYEFIDMTATGPKAVRTAFANQVAYCRANDARVTARVVAALGALLDKPASEFARRIADWQGAPLADALPLRAAGGIHALHLSEAAHELAPIYADAEDINDEAVIAGVVRRHDAALLPWLDGPPQTNEAGRSSNFIAAMLWLTDRELPPRFDCLEIGSSAGINLMIDRYHYDLGGVHVGPQPGAIAFTPEWRGSHPPMHTIEIASLKGCDVAPVDLTDPAQALRLKAYIWPEHGIRFARIEAAIAAAHEAKPNLVRANAADFVEAELAKPQAAGTTRVLMHSIVWQYVPADQQARVTAAMEKAGARATPDRPLAWIALEANRTTHHHELVLRYWPGGEAAQTIAHAHAHGAWVEWLAR from the coding sequence ATGAGCGAGCGCTACGAGTTCATTGACATGACCGCGACCGGCCCCAAAGCCGTGCGCACCGCCTTTGCCAATCAGGTCGCCTATTGCCGTGCCAATGATGCGCGTGTGACTGCGCGCGTGGTCGCGGCGCTGGGGGCCCTGCTCGACAAACCCGCGAGCGAATTCGCGCGCCGCATCGCAGATTGGCAAGGCGCCCCGCTCGCCGACGCCTTGCCGCTGCGCGCCGCAGGGGGCATCCATGCGCTCCACCTGTCCGAAGCCGCGCACGAACTCGCGCCCATCTATGCCGATGCCGAGGATATCAACGACGAAGCCGTCATCGCCGGCGTCGTCCGGCGGCACGACGCCGCGCTGCTTCCGTGGCTCGACGGCCCGCCGCAGACGAACGAGGCGGGGCGTTCGTCGAACTTCATCGCCGCGATGCTCTGGCTCACGGACCGGGAGCTGCCGCCGCGCTTCGACTGTCTCGAAATCGGGTCGAGCGCGGGGATCAACCTGATGATCGACCGCTATCATTACGATCTGGGCGGCGTGCATGTCGGACCGCAACCCGGCGCGATCGCCTTCACCCCCGAATGGCGCGGCAGCCATCCACCGATGCACACGATCGAGATCGCCAGCCTGAAGGGCTGCGATGTCGCCCCGGTCGACCTGACCGACCCGGCGCAGGCGCTGCGGCTCAAAGCCTATATCTGGCCCGAGCACGGCATCCGCTTCGCGCGCATCGAGGCCGCGATCGCCGCAGCGCATGAGGCGAAGCCGAATCTCGTCCGCGCCAACGCCGCCGATTTCGTCGAGGCCGAGCTGGCGAAACCGCAGGCCGCCGGGACGACGCGCGTGCTGATGCATTCGATCGTCTGGCAATATGTCCCCGCAGACCAGCAGGCGCGCGTCACCGCCGCGATGGAGAAAGCCGGCGCCCGCGCGACCCCCGACCGGCCGCTGGCGTGGATCGCGCTCGAAGCGAACCGGACGACGCATCATCACGAGCTCGTGCTGCGATATTGGCCGGGCGGTGAAGCAGCGCAGACGATCGCGCACGCTCATGCGCATGGCGCGTGGGTGGAGTGGCTGGCGCGCTAG
- a CDS encoding DUF1465 family protein → MMAINVPVQRAQVENLYVEAMLLADEAHAAFAAQRNLGSVRGNAAAQIALACESLKTTTRLMHVIAWLLHRRAMFAGDPGAGPNDSAARIGEPVAADWELCAGFDAPIRRIIAASERLFERIAVLEAGWKAPPVAPVQALLARLEARL, encoded by the coding sequence ATGATGGCGATCAATGTGCCGGTGCAGCGCGCGCAGGTCGAAAATCTCTATGTCGAGGCGATGCTGCTCGCGGACGAGGCGCATGCGGCCTTTGCCGCGCAACGCAACCTGGGCAGCGTTCGCGGCAACGCGGCGGCGCAGATCGCACTCGCCTGCGAATCGCTGAAGACGACGACGCGATTGATGCACGTCATCGCCTGGCTGCTTCACCGCCGCGCGATGTTCGCGGGCGACCCCGGTGCCGGGCCGAACGACAGCGCGGCGCGCATCGGCGAACCGGTCGCCGCCGACTGGGAACTGTGCGCCGGGTTCGATGCGCCGATTCGCCGGATCATTGCCGCGAGCGAGCGGCTGTTCGAGCGGATCGCCGTGCTGGAGGCGGGATGGAAAGCCCCGCCAGTGGCGCCGGTGCAGGCGTTGCTCGCGCGGCTGGAGGCGCGGCTCTAG
- a CDS encoding YdcH family protein, with product MSPEEITQRLELLRIEHRDLDAAIIALGEGAMVDQLQLARFKKRKLRLRDEIAWCEDQLLPDIIA from the coding sequence GTGAGCCCCGAGGAAATTACCCAGCGCCTGGAACTGCTTCGTATCGAGCACCGCGACCTCGACGCCGCGATCATCGCGCTCGGCGAAGGGGCAATGGTCGACCAGTTGCAGCTCGCGCGGTTCAAGAAGCGCAAACTCAGGCTGCGCGACGAGATCGCCTGGTGCGAAGATCAGCTGCTGCCCGACATCATCGCCTGA
- a CDS encoding DUF465 domain-containing protein, translating to MSTSHLSTLRSRHADLDVKIANEERRPAPDTGTLAQLKKQKLKLKEEMLAIG from the coding sequence ATGAGCACGTCGCACCTTTCCACCCTACGGTCCCGTCACGCGGACCTCGATGTGAAAATTGCGAATGAAGAGCGCCGCCCCGCTCCTGATACCGGGACGCTCGCGCAGCTCAAGAAGCAGAAACTGAAACTCAAGGAAGAGATGCTCGCGATCGGCTGA
- a CDS encoding PilZ domain-containing protein, whose product MDSQRPTSVDEEVAALSRAADRDSLFMQAQLAVLASGGASATVRVRNLSPGGMLAEGKVAVAQGAAVEVDLRNVGRVAGRVIWVGEGKFGIAFDRTIDPQAVRRQVVSQSDLPPHLRRTGLETGPLYRRR is encoded by the coding sequence ATGGATTCGCAAAGACCGACATCGGTGGACGAGGAAGTCGCGGCGCTGTCGCGCGCCGCCGATCGCGACAGTCTGTTCATGCAGGCGCAGTTGGCCGTGCTCGCCAGTGGCGGCGCCTCCGCTACCGTACGCGTGCGCAACCTGTCGCCCGGCGGGATGCTTGCCGAGGGCAAGGTCGCCGTAGCGCAAGGGGCGGCGGTCGAGGTCGACCTGCGCAATGTCGGACGGGTCGCGGGGCGCGTCATCTGGGTCGGCGAAGGCAAATTCGGCATCGCCTTCGATCGCACGATCGATCCGCAGGCGGTTCGTCGTCAGGTGGTTTCGCAGTCCGATCTGCCGCCGCATCTGCGGCGCACGGGGCTCGAGACGGGCCCCCTCTATCGCCGGCGCTGA
- the dksA gene encoding RNA polymerase-binding protein DksA, translated as MPTKIADVGADALREARSNLDSDYVPSDDEEFMNERQQDYFRGLLLAWKKSILSESESTLAHLQDGPLREPDLADRASSETDWAIELRTRDRQRKLIAKIDSAIRRIEEGEYGYCAVTGEPISLARLQARPIATMTLEAQERHERNERISRED; from the coding sequence ATGCCGACCAAGATTGCCGATGTTGGCGCAGACGCGCTTCGTGAAGCCAGGTCCAATCTCGATTCGGATTATGTCCCCAGCGACGACGAAGAGTTCATGAACGAGCGGCAGCAGGACTATTTTCGCGGCCTGCTCCTCGCCTGGAAAAAGTCGATCCTGTCCGAATCGGAATCGACGCTGGCGCATCTTCAGGATGGCCCGCTGCGCGAGCCCGACCTGGCCGATCGCGCGTCGAGCGAGACCGACTGGGCGATCGAACTGCGCACCCGCGATCGCCAGCGCAAGTTGATCGCCAAGATCGATTCGGCGATCCGCCGCATCGAAGAGGGCGAATATGGTTATTGCGCGGTGACCGGCGAGCCGATCTCGCTCGCGCGGCTGCAAGCCCGCCCGATCGCGACGATGACGCTGGAGGCGCAGGAGCGCCACGAGCGTAACGAGCGGATTTCACGCGAGGATTGA
- the serS gene encoding serine--tRNA ligase encodes MHDIRLIRENPAAFDAGLARRGLEPLSAEILAADASLRALQTEIQGALARRNEASKLIGQAMASGDKDQAEALKSEVADLKTSLPAKEEAEREQLAALQDRLAALPNLPADDVPDGEDEEGNVEIARWGTPRSFDFKPREHADFAPALGLDFETAAKMSGARFAFLKGQMARLERAIGQFMIDKQTIEAGYTECATPLMVRDEAAFGTTQLPKFREDLFQTTDGRWLISTSEMSLTNAVREEILPDAELPIRMTALTPCFRSEAGSAGRDTRGYIRQHQFWKVELVSIVRPEDSDAELERKTRAAETILEALELPYRKMLLCSGDMGFAARKTYDLEVWLPGQDSYREISSCSNCGDFQARRMNTRFRREDVKGNEFVHTLNGSGLAVGRTLVAILENYQQADGSVDIPKALLPYMGGITRLTP; translated from the coding sequence ATGCACGATATCCGCCTGATCCGGGAAAATCCCGCAGCTTTCGACGCCGGCCTCGCGCGGCGCGGCCTCGAACCCCTGTCCGCCGAGATCCTCGCCGCCGACGCATCGCTGCGCGCGCTGCAGACCGAGATTCAGGGGGCGCTCGCACGCCGCAACGAAGCCTCGAAGCTGATCGGCCAGGCGATGGCCAGCGGCGACAAGGACCAGGCCGAGGCGCTGAAGTCCGAGGTCGCCGACCTCAAGACATCGCTTCCCGCAAAGGAAGAGGCCGAGCGCGAGCAGCTCGCGGCGCTGCAGGACAGGCTCGCCGCGCTGCCGAACCTGCCCGCCGACGACGTGCCCGATGGCGAGGATGAGGAGGGCAATGTCGAAATCGCCCGCTGGGGCACCCCGCGCAGCTTCGATTTCAAGCCCCGCGAACATGCCGATTTTGCCCCCGCGCTCGGGCTCGATTTCGAGACCGCGGCAAAGATGTCGGGCGCGCGCTTCGCTTTCCTGAAGGGCCAGATGGCGCGGCTCGAACGCGCGATCGGCCAATTCATGATCGACAAGCAGACGATCGAGGCGGGCTACACCGAATGCGCGACGCCGCTGATGGTCCGCGACGAGGCCGCGTTCGGGACGACGCAGCTTCCCAAGTTTCGCGAGGATCTGTTCCAGACCACCGATGGCCGCTGGCTTATCTCGACCTCCGAAATGAGCCTGACCAACGCGGTGCGCGAGGAAATCCTGCCCGATGCCGAGCTGCCGATCCGCATGACCGCGCTCACGCCCTGCTTCCGATCCGAAGCCGGGTCGGCGGGGCGCGACACCCGCGGCTATATCCGCCAGCACCAGTTCTGGAAGGTCGAGCTGGTCTCGATCGTCCGTCCCGAGGATTCGGACGCCGAACTGGAACGCAAGACGCGCGCCGCCGAGACGATCCTCGAGGCGCTCGAACTGCCGTACCGCAAGATGCTGCTGTGCAGCGGCGACATGGGTTTCGCGGCGCGCAAGACCTATGACCTCGAAGTCTGGTTGCCCGGACAGGACAGCTATCGCGAGATTTCGAGCTGTTCGAACTGCGGCGATTTCCAGGCGCGGCGCATGAACACGCGCTTTCGCCGCGAAGACGTAAAGGGCAATGAATTCGTACATACGCTGAACGGTTCGGGCCTCGCCGTGGGGCGCACGCTCGTCGCGATCCTCGAAAATTACCAGCAGGCCGATGGCAGCGTCGATATTCCAAAGGCACTGCTTCCCTACATGGGCGGAATTACCCGCCTGACGCCCTGA
- the surE gene encoding 5'/3'-nucleotidase SurE, translated as MRILLTNDDGYHAPGMAVLEAIARQLSDDIWVCAPAEEQSGAGHSLTLSRPVRIREHGGRRWSCSGTPTDSVMMAIGKLMPEKPDLILSGVNRGANLGDDVTYSGTVSAAIEGALAGIPAIALSQVYAREGMGDSVPFEAAEAWGAKVLRPLLDMDMAPRTLININFPALPAAEVKGIRVTRQGFHDYGRGSIVEGTDPRGYHYYWFGLHGIEHSLGHDSDLEAIDDHYISVTPLQLDLTHDASLAALRGAYGG; from the coding sequence ATGCGCATCCTCCTCACCAACGACGACGGTTACCACGCCCCCGGCATGGCGGTGCTCGAAGCGATTGCGCGCCAGCTCAGCGACGACATCTGGGTCTGCGCTCCCGCCGAGGAGCAATCGGGCGCCGGTCATTCGCTCACCCTGTCGCGCCCCGTGCGCATCCGCGAGCATGGCGGGCGGCGCTGGTCGTGCAGCGGCACCCCGACCGATTCGGTGATGATGGCGATCGGCAAGCTGATGCCCGAAAAGCCGGACCTGATCCTGTCGGGCGTCAACCGCGGCGCCAACCTGGGCGACGATGTGACTTACTCGGGCACCGTCTCGGCGGCGATCGAGGGCGCGCTGGCGGGCATCCCGGCGATCGCGCTCAGCCAAGTCTATGCGCGCGAGGGCATGGGCGACAGCGTGCCGTTCGAGGCGGCCGAAGCCTGGGGCGCGAAGGTGCTGCGCCCGCTGCTCGACATGGACATGGCGCCGCGCACGCTGATCAACATCAACTTCCCCGCGCTTCCCGCCGCCGAGGTCAAGGGCATCCGCGTTACCCGCCAGGGTTTCCACGACTACGGCCGCGGCTCGATCGTCGAGGGCACCGACCCGCGCGGCTATCACTATTACTGGTTCGGCCTCCACGGCATCGAGCATAGCCTGGGGCACGACAGCGATCTGGAAGCGATCGACGACCATTATATCTCGGTCACCCCGCTCCAGCTCGACCTGACGCATGATGCGTCACTGGCGGCATTGCGCGGCGCCTACGGCGGTTGA
- a CDS encoding potassium channel family protein: MSKRPVSKLKLQHRFQPLRRASKWPVWADVSARLLLAFFLIGIVVLVHWIDREGLIDHHDGHISFLDVVYFTMISVTTTGFGDIAPISDRSRLIEAVIVTPIRIMVLFIFVGTAYNFVLKRTWEKWRMARIQAKLTNHIVVLGFGISGSEAVRELIARGTDPACVVVIDESAARIAEAEAMGCNVLQGDASNDDTLIDVHISRAQSVLVSAGRDDTSILMVLTVRHLAPHVPISVVIRAQDNELLARQAGANNVINPVSFTGLLLAGSAQGAHVADYMADLASIGGRVQLRERAVGAEEIGRSIDQLASGGRGLRIYRGGKPYGFWEPESQRLEQGDLIVEVVRCEECEASVPGG; this comes from the coding sequence ATGAGCAAGCGTCCCGTGTCAAAACTGAAACTGCAACACCGGTTTCAGCCGCTGCGCCGCGCCAGCAAATGGCCGGTGTGGGCCGACGTAAGCGCGCGGCTCTTGCTGGCCTTTTTCCTGATCGGTATCGTCGTATTGGTCCATTGGATCGATCGCGAGGGATTGATCGACCATCACGACGGCCACATCAGCTTCCTCGACGTCGTCTATTTCACGATGATTTCTGTGACGACGACGGGCTTTGGCGACATTGCGCCGATTTCCGATCGCTCGCGCCTGATCGAGGCGGTGATCGTCACCCCGATCCGCATCATGGTGCTCTTCATTTTCGTCGGCACCGCCTATAATTTCGTCCTCAAACGCACATGGGAAAAATGGCGCATGGCCCGTATCCAGGCAAAGCTCACCAACCATATCGTCGTGCTCGGCTTCGGCATCAGCGGCAGCGAGGCGGTCCGCGAACTGATCGCGCGCGGCACCGACCCGGCGTGTGTCGTGGTCATCGACGAATCGGCGGCGCGGATCGCCGAGGCCGAAGCGATGGGCTGCAACGTGCTGCAGGGCGACGCGTCGAACGACGACACGTTGATCGACGTGCATATCTCGCGCGCGCAATCTGTGCTGGTTTCGGCGGGGCGCGATGACACCTCGATCCTGATGGTCCTCACCGTTCGCCACCTCGCGCCGCATGTGCCGATCAGCGTCGTCATCCGCGCGCAGGATAACGAGCTGCTCGCGCGGCAGGCGGGCGCGAACAATGTCATCAATCCGGTCAGCTTCACCGGCCTGCTCCTCGCGGGATCGGCGCAGGGCGCGCATGTCGCTGACTATATGGCGGACCTCGCGAGCATCGGCGGCCGCGTCCAGCTGCGCGAACGCGCGGTAGGTGCCGAGGAAATCGGCCGCAGCATCGACCAACTCGCAAGCGGCGGCCGCGGGCTGCGCATTTATCGCGGCGGAAAGCCCTATGGCTTTTGGGAACCCGAATCGCAGCGGCTCGAACAGGGCGACCTGATCGTCGAGGTCGTCCGCTGCGAGGAATGTGAAGCGAGTGTTCCCGGCGGCTAG
- a CDS encoding DUF423 domain-containing protein translates to MAIGAFAAISAAMAVAAGAFGAHGAAGQQEAEWLRTGGIYQLVHAVAALAIMGFARGPAIMLLGGAAIFSITLYMMALGAPRWLGAVTPIGGGLLIIGWLWAGWLYWRG, encoded by the coding sequence ATGGCAATTGGTGCGTTTGCAGCGATTTCGGCGGCGATGGCGGTCGCGGCGGGCGCGTTCGGTGCGCACGGCGCCGCGGGCCAGCAGGAGGCCGAATGGCTGCGCACCGGCGGGATCTATCAGCTCGTCCACGCGGTGGCGGCGCTGGCGATCATGGGTTTCGCTCGCGGGCCGGCGATCATGCTGCTCGGCGGTGCCGCCATCTTTTCGATTACCCTATATATGATGGCGCTCGGTGCGCCGCGCTGGCTCGGCGCGGTCACGCCGATCGGCGGCGGCTTGCTGATCATCGGCTGGCTGTGGGCGGGCTGGCTCTACTGGCGCGGCTAG
- the rimO gene encoding 30S ribosomal protein S12 methylthiotransferase RimO, which yields MTVKTLPTQPKVGMVSLGCPKALVDSERILTKLRADGYGLSPDYAGADVVLVNTCGFLDSAKEESLEAIGEAMAENGRVIVTGCMGNEAEVIRARFPNVLAVTGAHQYEQVVDAVHDAAPPTQGPFVDLVPEGGLKLTPRHYSYLKISEGCNHSCSFCIIPDLRGKLVSRRIDAVLREAEKLVTAGTKELLVISQDTSAYGVDIRHDPRQWKGREVRAHMTDLARELGQLKTSEGKAPWVRLHYVYPYPHVDAVIPLMAEGLLTPYLDIPFQHASPSVLKRMRRPANEAKVLERLKSWRAIAPDISIRSSFVVGFPGETKADFQYLLDWLDEAQLDRVGAFRFEPVAGAQANALDNPVPEEVKEERYQRIMAKTAAISAAKLEAKIGRTLPVIIDEVGDADEDGSIGATGRSQADAPEIDGHVYLRDVAATLKAGDIVDVEIEDADEHDLFGVVV from the coding sequence ATGACAGTCAAAACGCTCCCCACCCAGCCGAAGGTCGGCATGGTTTCGCTCGGCTGCCCCAAGGCGCTCGTCGACAGTGAACGGATTCTGACCAAGCTGCGCGCCGACGGCTACGGCCTCTCGCCCGACTATGCGGGCGCCGACGTCGTGCTCGTCAACACCTGCGGCTTCCTCGACTCGGCGAAGGAAGAAAGCCTCGAGGCGATCGGCGAGGCGATGGCCGAGAATGGCCGCGTCATCGTCACCGGCTGCATGGGCAACGAGGCCGAGGTTATTCGCGCGCGTTTTCCCAACGTGCTCGCGGTCACCGGCGCGCATCAGTACGAGCAGGTCGTCGACGCGGTCCACGACGCCGCGCCGCCGACCCAAGGGCCGTTCGTCGACCTCGTCCCCGAGGGCGGGCTGAAACTGACGCCGCGCCACTACAGCTATCTCAAGATCAGCGAAGGCTGCAACCACAGCTGCTCCTTCTGCATCATCCCCGATCTGCGCGGCAAACTCGTCAGCCGCCGCATCGACGCGGTGCTGCGCGAGGCCGAAAAGCTCGTCACCGCAGGGACCAAGGAGCTGCTGGTCATCAGCCAGGACACCTCGGCTTACGGCGTCGACATCCGCCACGACCCGCGCCAGTGGAAGGGCCGCGAAGTCCGCGCCCATATGACCGACCTCGCGCGCGAACTCGGCCAATTGAAGACCAGCGAAGGCAAGGCCCCGTGGGTTCGCCTCCACTATGTCTACCCCTACCCGCACGTCGACGCGGTGATCCCGCTGATGGCCGAGGGGCTGCTCACGCCTTATCTCGACATCCCCTTCCAGCATGCGAGCCCGAGCGTGCTCAAGCGCATGAGGCGCCCCGCGAACGAAGCGAAGGTGCTCGAACGGCTGAAAAGCTGGCGCGCCATCGCCCCCGACATCTCGATCCGATCGAGCTTCGTCGTCGGCTTCCCCGGCGAGACCAAAGCCGATTTCCAATATCTGCTCGACTGGCTCGACGAAGCCCAGCTCGACCGCGTCGGCGCCTTCCGCTTCGAACCCGTCGCGGGCGCACAGGCGAACGCGCTCGACAATCCGGTGCCCGAGGAGGTCAAGGAAGAGCGCTACCAGCGCATCATGGCGAAGACCGCCGCGATCAGCGCCGCCAAGCTCGAAGCCAAGATCGGCCGCACCCTGCCCGTCATTATCGACGAGGTCGGCGACGCGGATGAAGACGGCAGCATCGGCGCCACCGGCCGCTCGCAGGCTGACGCGCCGGAGATCGACGGCCATGTCTATCTGCGCGACGTCGCTGCGACGCTGAAGGCCGGCGATATCGTCGATGTCGAAATCGAGGATGCCGACGAGCATGACCTGTTCGGGGTGGTCGTCTAA
- a CDS encoding tetratricopeptide repeat protein, giving the protein MRFWAVGLLLFAFLSSGVRGTETPAVDPASLDNDALLKRATALYAAEGTSACRDMVPVLTEIVRRKSFDPSFVSFKLRFDLQCAIDEKRYDEAYALLIKNEKVNGPVVAPIATVMIALEAKQYDAAIDRLIAGTMKPADAGGLADPINNFRWLGRKLAEADRPDLALALNRRFVNAPIFRTLSDRDRDNVRESVFMREVEAGNIEAARPLLDSITEPIWYFRLLADRRYSAFWPELERSAGPNMATAFETNIGRARADRRRSPEDVEKLSALVTALDEAGRYDEVLALTETFADPAKFETLGEYHFWALDSRANALDGLGREAEANALFDAMAAIPFDANKNGWLVNFVANRAARLARMGDWEKALAASERAIFVASQYGSPYVRQFLAADRACALEKLGREAESLPLLATVEKNRTDSPSAAVEALQCAGRSDRAAEIVIEALRDPQLRTDMLRNLQGQEFTTQAVRTDGEDNFLPLKARPDVAAVYNEVGRDLPSSLVTPAGKRWLEQQAPASSQSGG; this is encoded by the coding sequence TTGAGATTCTGGGCCGTTGGTTTGCTCCTGTTCGCCTTTTTGTCGTCCGGGGTGCGGGGAACCGAGACGCCCGCAGTCGACCCGGCCAGCCTCGATAATGACGCGCTGCTGAAGCGGGCTACGGCGCTCTACGCCGCGGAAGGGACGAGCGCGTGCCGAGACATGGTCCCGGTCCTGACGGAGATCGTGCGGCGGAAATCTTTCGATCCGAGCTTTGTCTCGTTCAAGCTGCGGTTCGACCTGCAATGCGCGATCGACGAGAAGCGTTATGACGAGGCTTATGCGCTGCTGATCAAGAACGAAAAGGTAAACGGCCCGGTCGTGGCGCCGATCGCCACGGTGATGATTGCGCTGGAAGCGAAGCAATATGATGCGGCTATAGACCGCCTGATCGCCGGGACGATGAAGCCTGCCGACGCGGGCGGACTGGCTGACCCGATCAACAATTTTCGCTGGCTGGGCCGCAAGCTGGCGGAGGCCGACCGACCCGATCTGGCATTGGCCCTGAACCGCCGCTTCGTAAATGCGCCGATCTTCCGGACCCTGTCTGACCGTGACCGGGATAATGTCCGCGAGAGCGTGTTCATGCGCGAGGTAGAGGCCGGCAATATCGAGGCCGCGAGGCCGCTGCTCGACAGCATCACCGAGCCCATTTGGTATTTCCGCCTGCTCGCCGATCGCCGCTATTCCGCTTTCTGGCCCGAGCTTGAACGCAGCGCGGGGCCGAACATGGCGACCGCGTTCGAAACCAATATCGGAAGGGCGCGGGCCGACCGGCGCCGGAGTCCCGAGGATGTCGAGAAGCTGTCGGCGCTTGTCACCGCGCTCGACGAGGCCGGCCGTTATGACGAGGTGTTGGCGCTGACCGAGACTTTCGCCGATCCGGCGAAGTTCGAGACGCTGGGCGAATATCATTTCTGGGCCCTCGATTCGCGGGCCAATGCGCTGGACGGACTGGGGCGCGAAGCGGAAGCGAACGCGCTGTTCGACGCGATGGCTGCGATCCCGTTCGATGCGAACAAGAATGGTTGGCTGGTCAACTTCGTCGCGAATCGGGCCGCCCGCCTGGCGAGAATGGGCGACTGGGAGAAGGCGTTGGCGGCATCCGAGCGTGCCATCTTTGTGGCAAGCCAATATGGCAGCCCCTATGTGCGGCAGTTTCTCGCCGCGGACCGCGCCTGCGCGCTGGAGAAACTCGGTCGGGAGGCTGAATCGCTGCCGCTGCTCGCCACCGTGGAGAAAAACCGCACCGACTCGCCGTCGGCGGCGGTCGAGGCGTTGCAATGCGCCGGACGGAGCGATCGAGCCGCGGAGATTGTGATCGAGGCGCTCCGCGATCCCCAGCTGCGCACAGACATGCTGCGCAATCTGCAAGGGCAGGAGTTCACGACGCAGGCCGTGCGGACGGATGGAGAGGATAATTTCCTGCCGCTCAAGGCGCGCCCCGACGTGGCCGCGGTCTATAACGAGGTCGGACGCGACCTGCCGTCCTCGCTTGTCACGCCCGCCGGCAAACGCTGGCTGGAGCAGCAGGCGCCCGCCTCGTCGCAATCGGGCGGTTAG